From the genome of Miscanthus floridulus cultivar M001 chromosome 10, ASM1932011v1, whole genome shotgun sequence, one region includes:
- the LOC136488654 gene encoding uncharacterized protein, translated as MPPKRATWTEDETKLLLDLCLQEKEKCNFTQQGLTTGGWHNSYTYFPQFDKRQCNNKLGYLKKAYQTWKDGLTATGLGRNPRTGAIDADTEYWETQEGWYIRDWLQSSSVIDKLEAFWGMDNSDEESQNSSKMSFNEVVTAAMAAGIAIADML; from the exons ATGCCTCCAAAGCGTGCAACTTGGACCGAGGATGAAACCAAGCTGCTGCTGGACCTTTGTCTTCAAGAGAAGGAAAAGTGTAACTTCACTCAGCAGGGTCTCACCACTGGTGGCTGGCACAACAGTTACACTTATTTCCCCCAGTTTGATAAGAGACAATGCAACAATAAGCTAGGATACCTAAAAAAGGCCTACCAGACATGGAAAGATGGGCTGACAGCCACTGGACTTGGGAGGAACCCACGTacgggcgccattgatgctgacaCTGAGTACTGGGAAACTCAAGAAG GATG GTACATCAGGGACTGGTTGCAGAGTTCATCAGTGATCGACAAGCTTGAAG CATTTTGGGGCATGGACAACAGCGACGAGGAAAGTCAGAATTCAAGTAAGATGAGCTTCAACGAGGTGGTTACTGCAGCTATGGCTGCAGGCATTGCAATTGCGGACATGTTGTAG